A genomic region of Bacteroidota bacterium contains the following coding sequences:
- a CDS encoding NYN domain-containing protein, translating into MKTYVYIDGFNLFYGALKGTPYKWLDVSKLCKTVLHADHDITKIKYYTARVKERRYNRGQAQRQEVYLRALRSIPHLEIIYGHFLETEVTVFRPQGNPRYVTGAKFEEKGSDVNLGVDLVDDAHQQKFETAVLVTNDSDLQRPIQIARRIGYPVGLINPFRKASKSLSRQASFIRSIKPSALKRSQFPDPLRYKNRAISKPKGW; encoded by the coding sequence ATGAAGACATACGTTTACATCGATGGATTCAATCTTTTCTATGGTGCGCTAAAGGGTACGCCTTATAAATGGCTTGATGTCTCCAAACTATGCAAAACAGTTCTCCATGCTGATCACGACATCACGAAGATTAAGTATTATACGGCAAGAGTAAAAGAACGCAGATACAACCGTGGCCAGGCGCAACGCCAGGAAGTTTATTTACGGGCACTTCGTTCTATTCCTCATCTTGAAATTATCTATGGCCACTTTCTCGAAACGGAGGTTACTGTATTTCGACCCCAGGGCAATCCTCGTTATGTAACCGGGGCGAAGTTTGAAGAAAAAGGTTCGGATGTAAATCTCGGCGTTGACCTTGTCGATGATGCGCATCAACAAAAATTTGAGACGGCTGTTCTTGTAACTAACGACTCCGACCTTCAGCGTCCTATTCAAATAGCCCGGCGGATAGGCTATCCTGTCGGCTTGATTAATCCATTCAGGAAAGCCAGCAAATCCCTCTCTCGACAGGCTTCTTTTATCCGATCGATAAAACCATCTGCCCTGAAGCGCAGTCAGTTTCCAGATCCGCTACGCTATAAAAACAGAGCCATATCCAAACCAAAAGGATGGTAG
- a CDS encoding DNA double-strand break repair nuclease NurA, with the protein MLNFDALHKQFSGFGQYQSQERKRKAILLERALEVFTTYDSSGFEVVEEEIGRPEKLVAVPLEVPVLQQAAGKRPTPMTVVASDGSQIYPDRNVEPLCYLLNLSRIAFQYGTTEQPVMDAVPYLYFKGQDLNAVDGPDIDVAGPEVVSALRDELELQTLLDTAHEMRQVDRPVLAVADGTLIRWMIKRLRRPQLEAQLLQRYFNALDQFQKQQIPLCSYISMPRGTEFINYLALHMSDPASGLVADDFAGITDRMLFQHVLAPGERTAIFRSQSVVLQEYPPTQVICYFYVHVQGAQGASEIARVEFPRWMITDPAMIELVHATVLSECEKGNGYPMILSEAHEHAIVRGQERMVFYEMIEREMLQQGQVLEVSSKKRSKDLPQL; encoded by the coding sequence ATGCTAAACTTCGACGCTTTACACAAACAATTTTCTGGTTTTGGTCAGTATCAGTCGCAGGAACGCAAACGTAAGGCCATATTACTTGAGAGGGCGCTCGAAGTTTTTACTACCTACGATTCTTCCGGATTTGAGGTCGTAGAAGAAGAGATTGGCCGGCCCGAGAAGCTGGTTGCCGTTCCGTTGGAAGTCCCGGTTTTGCAACAGGCGGCAGGTAAGCGGCCTACGCCGATGACGGTGGTGGCGTCAGATGGCTCTCAAATCTATCCCGATCGCAATGTGGAGCCGCTGTGTTACTTGCTGAACCTGAGTCGGATTGCGTTTCAGTATGGGACAACGGAGCAGCCCGTAATGGATGCTGTACCGTACCTGTATTTTAAAGGGCAGGACCTGAACGCCGTTGATGGACCAGACATAGATGTAGCCGGCCCTGAAGTGGTTTCTGCATTGCGGGATGAGTTGGAGTTACAAACGCTGCTGGATACAGCGCACGAGATGCGCCAGGTTGATCGGCCGGTATTGGCGGTGGCGGATGGTACGCTTATCCGCTGGATGATCAAGCGGCTGCGCCGGCCGCAGTTGGAGGCGCAATTGCTGCAGCGTTATTTCAACGCACTCGATCAATTCCAGAAGCAGCAAATTCCGTTGTGCTCTTACATCAGCATGCCGCGGGGGACTGAGTTCATCAACTACCTCGCGTTACACATGAGCGACCCTGCTTCAGGCTTGGTCGCAGATGACTTTGCCGGCATTACCGATCGTATGCTGTTTCAGCACGTATTGGCACCCGGCGAGCGCACCGCTATCTTCCGTTCACAATCTGTTGTATTGCAGGAATACCCGCCGACCCAGGTCATTTGCTATTTTTACGTGCATGTGCAGGGGGCCCAGGGGGCTTCTGAAATTGCGCGCGTAGAGTTTCCCCGGTGGATGATAACGGATCCTGCAATGATAGAACTGGTTCACGCAACGGTGCTTAGTGAATGTGAGAAAGGCAACGGTTACCCCATGATTTTGTCAGAAGCCCACGAACACGCTATTGTAAGGGGACAGGAGCGGATGGTATTTTACGAGATGATCGAACGCGAGATGTTGCAGCAGGGCCAAGTGCTCGAAGTATCTTCCAAAAAACGGTCTAAAGACCTGCCGCAGTTGTAA